Proteins from a single region of Primulina tabacum isolate GXHZ01 chromosome 5, ASM2559414v2, whole genome shotgun sequence:
- the LOC142546190 gene encoding temperature-induced lipocalin-1-like — translation MGNKEMEVVKGLNVERYMGRWYEIASFRSAFQPKNGVDTRATYTLNPDETVHVLNETWTGGKRGYIEGTAWKVDPKSDEAKLKVKFYVPPFLPIIPVTGDYWVLYIDEDYQYALVGQRSRKYLWILCRQSSLDEETYNQLVEKAKEEGYDVSKLHKTTHSETPPESEGPKDTKGIWWLKSIFGK, via the exons ATGGGAAACAAAGAAATGGAGGTGGTGAAGGGTTTGAACGTAGAGAGATACATGGGAAGATGGTACGAAATAGCTTCATTTCGCTCGGCTTTTCAGCCCAAAAACGGCGTGGACACGAGGGCTACCTACACTTTGAATCCAGATGAGACTGTGCATGTTTTGAACGAGACATGGACGGGTGGGAAAAGGGGTTATATTGAAGGGACGGCATGGAAAGTTGATCCGAAGAGCGATGAGGCGAAGCTCAAAGTTAAGTTCTACGTGCCCCCTTTCTTGCCTATAATTCCTGTTACTGGGGATTATTGGGTTTTGTACATTGATGAGGATTATCAGTATGCTTTGGTTGGGCAGCGCAGCAGGAAGTATCTTTGG ATTCTTTGTAGGCAATCTTCTCTTGACGAAGAGACATATAACCAACTGGTGGAGAAGGCCAAAGAAGAGGGATATGATGTTTCCAAACTGCACAAAACAACACATTCTGAAACTCCACCTGAGAGTGAAGGCCCGAAAGACACCAAAGGGATATGGTGGCTTAAATCCATCTTCGGGAAATGA